One stretch of Cygnus atratus isolate AKBS03 ecotype Queensland, Australia chromosome 28, CAtr_DNAZoo_HiC_assembly, whole genome shotgun sequence DNA includes these proteins:
- the CERS2 gene encoding ceramide synthase 2 isoform X3 translates to MFQTLYSYFWWERLWLPANLTWADLEDRDGRVYAKASDLYITIPLAFLFLIVRHLFETYVATPLAGLLNVKEKIRLKATPNAVLEKFYAATTKHPKQADVEMLSKKSGCTVRQVERWFRRRRNQDRPSLLKKFREASWRFTFYLIAFIAGMAVIVDKPWFYDLREVWKGYPIQSMLPSQYWYYMIELSFYWSLLFSIASDVKRKDFKEQIIHHVATIILISFSWFANYIRAGTLIMALHDSSDYLLESAKMFNYAGWRNTCNNIFIVFAAVFIVTRLVILPFWIMHCTVVYPLDLYPAFFGYYFFNFMMAVLQSLHIFWAYLIIRMAQKFITGKVVEDERSDREETDNSEEEEEVVKNGPLSNGHPVLNNNHRKND, encoded by the exons aTGTTTCAGACCTTGTACAGCTATTTCTGGTGGGAACGGCTCTGGCTCCCGGCAAATCTCACCTGGGCTGACCTGGAGGATCGCGATGGGCGAGTGTACGCCAAAGCCTCTGACCTCTACATCACCATCCCCTTggccttcctcttcctcatcgTCCGGCACCTCTTTGAGAC GTATGTGGCCACCCCACTGGCTGGGCTGCTGAACGTCaaggagaagatcaggttaAAAGCCACCCCCAATGCTGTGCTGGAGAAGTTCTATGCTGCCACCACCAAACACCCCAAGCAG GCCGATGTGGAAATGCTCTCCAAGAAGAGCGGCTGCACAGTGCGGCAGGTGGAACGCTGGTTTCGGCGCCGCCGCAATCAGGACCGGCCCAGCCTTCTCAAGAAGTTCAGGGAGGCCAG TTGGCGATTCACGTTTTACCTTATTGCTTTCATTGCTGGCATGGCTGTCATAGTGGAT AAGCCCTGGTTCTATGATCTCCGGGAGGTGTGGAAAGGATACCCCATCCAG AGCATGCTGCCCTCCCAGTACTGGTACTACATGATCGAGCTCTCCTTCTACTGGTCCCTGCTCTTCAGCATTGCTTCTGATGTCAAGCGCAAG GACTTCAAAGAGCAGATCATCCACCATGTTGCCACCATCATCCTCATCAGCTTCTCCTGGTTTGCCAACTACATCCGCGCAGGAACGCTCATCATGGCCCTGCATGACTCTTCCGACTACTTGCTGGAG TCTGCCAAGATGTTCAACTATGCTGGCTGGAGGAACACGTGCAACAACATCTTCATTGTCTTCGCTGCTGTCTTCATTGTCACCCGCCTGGTTATCCTGCCCTTTTG GATCATGCACTGCACAGTGGTTTATCCACTGGATCTCTACCCCGCCTTCTTCGGCTACTACTTCTTCAACTTCATGATGGCGGTGCTGCAGTCGCTGCATATCTTCTGGGCCTACCTCATCATCCGCATGGCCCAGAAGTTCATAACTGGAAAG GTGGTGGAAGATGAGAGGAGTGACCGCGAAGAGACAGACAACtcggaggaagaggaggaggtggtgaagAATGGGCCCCTGTCCAACGGCCACCCGGTCCTCAACAACAATCACCGCAAAAATGACTGA
- the CERS2 gene encoding ceramide synthase 2 isoform X1, with translation MFQTLYSYFWWERLWLPANLTWADLEDRDGRVYAKASDLYITIPLAFLFLIVRHLFETYVATPLAGLLNVKEKIRLKATPNAVLEKFYAATTKHPKQADVEMLSKKSGCTVRQVERWFRRRRNQDRPSLLKKFREASWRFTFYLIAFIAGMAVIVDVSTGLSCAWPRWTPSLHLTPLSLSLLPQKPWFYDLREVWKGYPIQSMLPSQYWYYMIELSFYWSLLFSIASDVKRKDFKEQIIHHVATIILISFSWFANYIRAGTLIMALHDSSDYLLESAKMFNYAGWRNTCNNIFIVFAAVFIVTRLVILPFWIMHCTVVYPLDLYPAFFGYYFFNFMMAVLQSLHIFWAYLIIRMAQKFITGKVVEDERSDREETDNSEEEEEVVKNGPLSNGHPVLNNNHRKND, from the exons aTGTTTCAGACCTTGTACAGCTATTTCTGGTGGGAACGGCTCTGGCTCCCGGCAAATCTCACCTGGGCTGACCTGGAGGATCGCGATGGGCGAGTGTACGCCAAAGCCTCTGACCTCTACATCACCATCCCCTTggccttcctcttcctcatcgTCCGGCACCTCTTTGAGAC GTATGTGGCCACCCCACTGGCTGGGCTGCTGAACGTCaaggagaagatcaggttaAAAGCCACCCCCAATGCTGTGCTGGAGAAGTTCTATGCTGCCACCACCAAACACCCCAAGCAG GCCGATGTGGAAATGCTCTCCAAGAAGAGCGGCTGCACAGTGCGGCAGGTGGAACGCTGGTTTCGGCGCCGCCGCAATCAGGACCGGCCCAGCCTTCTCAAGAAGTTCAGGGAGGCCAG TTGGCGATTCACGTTTTACCTTATTGCTTTCATTGCTGGCATGGCTGTCATAGTGGATGTAAGTACTGGCCTCTCCTGCGCCTGGCCCCGTTGGACCCCCAGCCTCCACCTAACacctctctctctgtctctcctccCACAGAAGCCCTGGTTCTATGATCTCCGGGAGGTGTGGAAAGGATACCCCATCCAG AGCATGCTGCCCTCCCAGTACTGGTACTACATGATCGAGCTCTCCTTCTACTGGTCCCTGCTCTTCAGCATTGCTTCTGATGTCAAGCGCAAG GACTTCAAAGAGCAGATCATCCACCATGTTGCCACCATCATCCTCATCAGCTTCTCCTGGTTTGCCAACTACATCCGCGCAGGAACGCTCATCATGGCCCTGCATGACTCTTCCGACTACTTGCTGGAG TCTGCCAAGATGTTCAACTATGCTGGCTGGAGGAACACGTGCAACAACATCTTCATTGTCTTCGCTGCTGTCTTCATTGTCACCCGCCTGGTTATCCTGCCCTTTTG GATCATGCACTGCACAGTGGTTTATCCACTGGATCTCTACCCCGCCTTCTTCGGCTACTACTTCTTCAACTTCATGATGGCGGTGCTGCAGTCGCTGCATATCTTCTGGGCCTACCTCATCATCCGCATGGCCCAGAAGTTCATAACTGGAAAG GTGGTGGAAGATGAGAGGAGTGACCGCGAAGAGACAGACAACtcggaggaagaggaggaggtggtgaagAATGGGCCCCTGTCCAACGGCCACCCGGTCCTCAACAACAATCACCGCAAAAATGACTGA